In one Populus nigra chromosome 12, ddPopNigr1.1, whole genome shotgun sequence genomic region, the following are encoded:
- the LOC133669757 gene encoding uncharacterized protein LOC133669757, producing the protein MEDTSESVASAAEVHEKVVKEEIHLKVKSKDKEPNDEKGEKAVVEVESKTKSVEKEKHKEKVEEKSEKKEKHKKKKDEDEEKEKKTKEKDKKKKGKEGEDSVCEESEVDKEAGEAKKKEEKKNNKDKEKEDNKKKKDDEVSGDNQKDKKVEKEEKGKDKEEKKKKNKDHEVSGDEQEDKKEGKKKDKKEKKKGKDKDSKDTKKVVEECKDRGLSAEAEEEEEKEKKEKKGKEKKVKDKEKKVDEESEEETEKDKGVKGGELKAKKKDKKKDKKGKDEIEEEEDDEDEGKEENKKKKNKDKEMKEKKHKDEADDEIKYGDEEKEEKKKKKEKKDKEEKMQKERKDEATLSKCEAGVTTREIGINDESPVEEEKKQKDKLKEGKEKKKEEKSNKKRKSSEKGKGKGIDKLKQKLEKINERIAAALEEKDDILRQIKEAESGSTSVPEKEKDAPKADVE; encoded by the coding sequence TTCTGCTGCTGAAGTGCACGAAAAGGTTGTAAAGGAGGAAATCCATCTGAAAGTCAAGAGCAAGGATAAAGAACCAAATGACGAGAAGGGAGAGAAGGCTGTGGTGGAAGTTGAATCGAAGACTAAATCAGTAGAAAAGGAGAAGCATAAAGAGAAAGTTGAGGAGAAATCagagaaaaaggagaaacataagaagaagaaggatgaagatgaggagaaggagaagaaaacgaAAGAGAAggacaagaagaagaaaggaaaggagGGTGAGGATAGCGTATGTGAAGAGTCAGAGGTGGACAAAGAAGCCGGAGAAGCtaagaaaaaggaagagaaaaagaataataaagacaaggaaaaagaggacaacaagaagaagaaagacgATGAGGTTTCAGGGGATAACCAGAAGGATAAGAAAgtggagaaagaagagaaagggaaagataaagaagagaagaagaagaaaaacaaagatcaTGAGGTTTCAGGGGATGAACAGGAGGATaagaaagagggaaaaaagaaagataaaaaagagaagaagaaaggcaAGGATAAAGATTCAAAGGATACAAAAAAAGTGGTTGAGGAGTGCAAAGACAGAGGTTTGAGTGCTGAggcagaggaggaggaggagaaggaaaaaaaagagaagaaaggaaaagaaaagaaggtcaAAGATAAAGAGAAGAAGGTTGATGAAGAATCTGAGGAAGAAACAGAAAAGGACAAGGGAGTTAAAGGGGGGGAACTGAAGGCAAAGAAGAAAGATAAGAAGAAAGATAAGAAGGGCAAAGATGAAATtgaggaggaagaagatgatgaagatgaagggaaagaagaaaacaagaagaaaaagaacaaagataAGGAGATGAAAGAGAAGAAGCACAAGGATGAAGCAGACgatgaaataaaatatggagatgaagagaaagaagagaagaagaagaagaaagagaaaaaggacAAGGAAGAGAAAATGCAGAAGGAACGTAAGGATGAAGCTACTCTGTCAAAGTGCGAGGCTGGGGTTACCACCAGGGAGATTGGAATAAACGATGAGTCACCAgtggaagaagagaagaagcagAAAGATAAGTTAAAAGAAGgtaaggagaaaaagaaagaggagaagagtaataagaaaagaaaatctagtGAGAAGGGCAAGGGCAAGGGCATTGACAAGCTGAAACAGAAGTTAGAGAAGATCAATGAAAGAATAGCAGCTGCTCTTGAGGAAAAAGATGACATTTTGAGGCAGATAAAAGAAGCTGAGAGTGGGAGCACCTCTGTTCCTGAGAAGGAAAAAGATGCCCCAAAGGCTGATGTGGAATAA